Proteins encoded together in one Streptomyces umbrinus window:
- a CDS encoding Rne/Rng family ribonuclease, whose amino-acid sequence MLEPTEPAEPSKGSENSTPSDTLPPRRRRRAASRPAGPPAGNTEGESVAETTAPAIPAVSSTDLATEEPEETEEAAVAAEAVTAEKAATETSVTDAPAAEAAAPAVQEEPAAEEAAPAPRTRRRATRRASAPAGAPQAAETAQTAGPDETVATAVSEEAVAAAPAVQAEPEAPAAEPVAEEAAPAPRTRRRATRRATAPAGAPTENSTEAAEAVVTTTTAPAAAEAEEAPAVEAEDAAPKGRTRRRATRRATAPTGAPQAEAETPVTAPAEADAEPARRATPPEAERAETPTATEPVEADVRDERREAPVAAAKNDRAPEADTTADAEDGAPRRARRRATRKAAGGFAAPAPDKSTETEKDSSRRPARPAVAVFQAPVFTEPMFQTPERAAAAAAAAEAAEEPGAPEDMVEPVQEAAAPVAEEETGGSRRRRRRKAEEPAAPVAEAPEPEEEPVDEESAEDTADDSAEGDDGEETGSRRRRRRGGRRRRRGESAEADGDSAEGDDYAAEQSEQAAQDAEDTAEQTEEDAEDEREESGGSSSSRRRRRRRRRAGDSSGEAESGDNDPERTVVKVREPRSKKEERSDASDEVQSIKGSTRLEAKKQRRREGREQGRRRVPIITEAEFLARREAVERVMVVRQSGERTQIGVLEDNVLVEHYVNKEQATSYVGNVYLGKVQNVLPSMEAAFIDIGKGRNAVLYAGEVNFEALGMANGPRRIESALKSGQSVLVQVTKDPIGHKGARLTSQVSLPGRYLVYVPEGSMTGISRKLPDTERARLKTILKKIVPEDAGVIVRTAAEGASEDELRRDVERLQAQWEDIQKKAKGGGGSNAPTLLYGEPDMTVRVVRDIFNEDFTKVIVSGDEAWDTIHGYVAHVAPDLADRLSRWTSEVDVFATYRIDEQLAKALDRKVWLPSGGSLVIDKTEAMIVIDVNTGKFTGQGGNLEETVTRNNLEAAEEIVRQLRLRDLGGIVVIDFIDMVLESNRDLVLRRLLECLGRDRTKHQVAEVTSLGLVQMTRKRVGQGLLESFSETCVHCNGRGVIVHMEQPTSAGGGGKRKKRGRGGAEQTHDHEHTHETETAEPDETAAEVAAEAAEPVALPEPEFVPDEDLYSSAAEAEAAATRGRSRRRAGRRASAPAGAPRSESRRSERRSEAPTAQSVTSQDEAERPVQPEQAATAQAEPVAAEDPVVEAPAAEAPALDDAAPKGRTRRRATRKATAPAGSPKAAEETVVTVTEPVAAPVESKAEPVAEPEPQPEPATDSAAPPRARRRAVRKATAPTAPAETAVMVVPSASAEAPAEARTEAAEAPAEAPAEATGDGEAPAKKTARKAAKKAPAKKAAAKKTTAKKTAAKKTVAKKTAKTAKTATKSTSKKTAAAEQQTPSTVTASTDEG is encoded by the coding sequence ATGCTCGAACCGACCGAACCCGCTGAGCCCTCCAAGGGCTCCGAGAACAGCACCCCCAGCGACACCCTGCCGCCGCGCAGGCGTCGTCGCGCCGCGTCCCGCCCCGCGGGACCGCCCGCCGGGAACACCGAGGGCGAGAGCGTGGCCGAGACCACCGCGCCGGCCATACCGGCCGTGAGCTCCACCGATCTCGCGACGGAGGAGCCGGAGGAGACCGAAGAGGCGGCTGTGGCCGCTGAAGCGGTGACCGCCGAGAAGGCCGCCACTGAGACGTCTGTCACCGACGCGCCCGCAGCTGAGGCCGCCGCACCTGCCGTACAGGAGGAGCCCGCGGCCGAGGAGGCTGCTCCGGCGCCGCGTACGCGCCGTCGGGCCACCCGTCGTGCGTCCGCTCCCGCCGGTGCGCCGCAGGCCGCCGAGACGGCGCAGACCGCCGGGCCCGACGAAACCGTGGCGACCGCCGTGAGCGAAGAGGCCGTCGCCGCCGCTCCTGCCGTACAGGCGGAGCCCGAGGCGCCCGCCGCCGAGCCCGTGGCCGAGGAGGCCGCTCCGGCGCCGCGTACGCGCCGTCGGGCCACGCGCCGTGCCACCGCACCCGCCGGTGCGCCGACGGAGAACAGCACCGAGGCCGCCGAGGCCGTCGTGACCACGACCACCGCCCCGGCCGCCGCCGAAGCCGAAGAGGCGCCGGCCGTCGAGGCCGAGGACGCCGCCCCCAAGGGCCGTACCCGCCGCCGGGCCACCCGTCGGGCCACCGCACCGACCGGTGCGCCGCAGGCCGAGGCCGAGACGCCCGTGACGGCGCCCGCCGAGGCCGACGCCGAGCCCGCCCGCCGCGCCACCCCGCCCGAGGCGGAGCGCGCCGAGACCCCCACCGCGACCGAGCCCGTCGAGGCCGATGTCCGCGACGAGCGCAGGGAGGCCCCCGTGGCCGCTGCCAAGAACGACCGGGCCCCCGAGGCCGACACCACCGCCGACGCCGAGGACGGAGCCCCGCGCCGCGCCCGCCGCCGTGCCACGCGCAAGGCCGCCGGAGGCTTCGCCGCACCCGCGCCGGACAAGAGCACGGAGACCGAGAAGGACTCCTCGCGGCGTCCCGCGCGTCCCGCGGTCGCCGTGTTCCAGGCGCCCGTCTTCACCGAGCCGATGTTCCAGACGCCGGAGCGCGCCGCAGCCGCCGCCGCTGCTGCCGAGGCCGCCGAGGAGCCCGGGGCCCCCGAGGACATGGTGGAACCGGTCCAGGAGGCCGCTGCCCCCGTCGCCGAGGAGGAGACTGGCGGCTCGCGCAGGCGCCGGCGCAGGAAGGCCGAGGAGCCCGCCGCCCCCGTGGCGGAGGCCCCCGAGCCCGAGGAGGAGCCCGTCGACGAGGAGTCCGCGGAGGACACCGCCGACGACTCCGCGGAGGGTGATGACGGCGAGGAGACCGGTTCGCGCCGTCGGCGCCGTCGTGGCGGACGTCGTCGCCGCCGGGGCGAGTCCGCCGAGGCGGACGGCGACTCGGCCGAGGGTGACGACTACGCCGCCGAGCAGTCCGAGCAGGCTGCCCAGGACGCCGAGGACACCGCCGAGCAGACCGAAGAGGACGCCGAGGACGAGCGCGAGGAGTCGGGCGGCTCCAGCAGCAGCCGTCGCCGTCGCCGTCGTCGTCGTCGCGCCGGTGACTCGTCCGGCGAGGCCGAGTCGGGCGACAACGACCCCGAGCGCACGGTCGTCAAGGTCCGTGAGCCGCGCAGCAAGAAGGAAGAGCGGTCGGACGCCTCGGACGAGGTGCAGTCCATCAAGGGCTCGACCCGCCTGGAGGCCAAGAAGCAGCGCCGCCGCGAGGGGCGCGAGCAGGGCCGCCGTCGCGTTCCGATCATCACCGAGGCCGAGTTCCTGGCCCGCCGTGAGGCCGTCGAGCGCGTGATGGTCGTCCGCCAGAGCGGCGAGCGCACCCAGATCGGCGTCCTGGAAGACAACGTGCTCGTCGAGCACTACGTCAACAAGGAGCAGGCCACCTCGTACGTCGGCAACGTCTACCTGGGCAAGGTCCAGAACGTGCTGCCGTCGATGGAGGCCGCCTTCATCGACATCGGCAAGGGCCGCAACGCCGTGCTGTACGCCGGTGAGGTCAACTTCGAGGCGCTGGGCATGGCCAACGGCCCCCGCCGCATCGAGAGCGCCCTCAAGTCCGGCCAGTCGGTCCTCGTGCAGGTTACCAAGGACCCGATCGGCCACAAGGGCGCCCGCCTCACCAGCCAGGTGTCCCTCCCCGGCCGCTACCTGGTCTACGTGCCCGAGGGCTCGATGACCGGCATCAGCCGCAAGCTGCCCGACACCGAGCGCGCGCGTCTGAAGACCATCCTCAAGAAGATCGTCCCCGAGGACGCGGGCGTCATCGTGCGCACCGCCGCCGAGGGCGCGAGCGAGGACGAGCTGCGCCGTGACGTCGAGCGGCTGCAGGCGCAGTGGGAGGACATCCAGAAGAAGGCGAAGGGCGGCGGCGGTTCGAACGCGCCGACGCTGCTCTACGGCGAGCCGGACATGACCGTCCGCGTCGTCCGCGACATCTTCAACGAGGACTTCACCAAGGTCATCGTGAGCGGCGACGAGGCGTGGGACACCATCCACGGGTACGTCGCCCATGTCGCGCCCGACCTGGCCGACCGCCTGTCGAGGTGGACCTCCGAGGTCGACGTCTTCGCGACGTACCGGATCGACGAGCAGCTCGCCAAGGCGCTGGACCGCAAGGTCTGGCTGCCGAGCGGTGGTTCGCTGGTCATCGACAAGACCGAAGCGATGATCGTCATCGACGTCAACACCGGTAAGTTCACCGGTCAGGGCGGCAACCTCGAAGAGACGGTCACCAGGAACAACCTGGAGGCGGCCGAGGAGATCGTGCGCCAGCTTCGGCTGCGCGACCTCGGCGGCATCGTCGTCATCGACTTCATCGACATGGTCCTGGAGTCCAACCGCGATCTGGTGCTGCGCCGCCTCCTGGAGTGCCTGGGACGCGACCGTACGAAGCACCAGGTCGCCGAGGTGACCTCGCTGGGCCTCGTCCAGATGACCCGTAAGCGGGTCGGCCAGGGCCTGTTGGAGTCGTTCTCCGAGACCTGTGTCCACTGCAACGGCCGTGGCGTGATCGTGCACATGGAGCAGCCGACCTCCGCCGGAGGCGGCGGCAAGCGCAAGAAGCGCGGCCGTGGCGGCGCCGAGCAGACCCACGACCACGAGCACACGCACGAGACGGAGACGGCCGAGCCCGACGAGACGGCGGCCGAGGTCGCCGCGGAGGCCGCCGAGCCGGTCGCGCTGCCCGAGCCCGAGTTCGTACCGGACGAGGATCTCTACAGCAGTGCCGCCGAGGCGGAGGCCGCGGCCACGCGTGGCCGTTCGCGGCGCCGTGCCGGCCGGCGTGCGTCGGCCCCCGCGGGCGCGCCGAGGTCCGAGAGCCGTCGGTCCGAGCGCCGCTCGGAGGCTCCGACGGCCCAGTCCGTGACGTCGCAGGACGAGGCCGAGCGTCCCGTGCAGCCGGAGCAGGCCGCCACCGCGCAGGCCGAGCCCGTCGCCGCCGAGGACCCGGTGGTCGAGGCCCCCGCGGCCGAGGCCCCTGCCCTCGACGACGCCGCGCCCAAGGGGCGTACGCGCCGTCGGGCGACCCGCAAGGCCACCGCGCCGGCCGGTTCGCCCAAGGCCGCGGAGGAGACCGTGGTGACCGTCACCGAGCCGGTCGCCGCCCCCGTCGAGTCCAAGGCGGAGCCGGTCGCCGAGCCCGAGCCGCAGCCGGAGCCCGCCACGGACAGCGCCGCCCCGCCGCGGGCGCGCCGCCGTGCGGTCCGCAAGGCCACCGCTCCCACCGCGCCCGCGGAGACCGCCGTCATGGTCGTCCCCTCGGCCTCGGCGGAGGCTCCCGCGGAAGCCCGGACGGAGGCCGCCGAGGCGCCTGCCGAGGCCCCCGCGGAGGCGACCGGCGACGGAGAGGCCCCGGCCAAGAAGACGGCCCGTAAGGCGGCCAAGAAGGCGCCCGCGAAGAAGGCCGCCGCGAAGAAGACGACGGCCAAGAAGACGGCCGCCAAGAAGACCGTGGCCAAGAAGACGGCGAAGACCGCCAAGACGGCCACGAAGTCGACGTCGAAGAAGACCGCGGCGGCGGAGCAGCAGACTCCGTCCACCGTCACGGCCTCCACCGACGAGGGCTGA
- a CDS encoding phospholipase D-like domain-containing protein, with translation MARVRLKGTGRHRAVKPVKGGRQAVALATVLSAAGGQAVMSAGTAQAVDNPAWTEGPIFNDPLGTADEQTAIRTRLIELTNAALPGSTIKVAVYHVWEASVVNALVAAKNRGVDVQVLLDESSISDRPTNTAYGTLASGLGTDRTQSSYVATCPENKSCLGDPRFGQSIMHNKFWLFSAVKGATNVVVETTSNSTPSAHTKFFNDALLLPNNPTMYDAYADYFDTMVAQDWESWNYRTVSNGLYKAYFFPRAGNTRATDTVYSILNNVTCKYKDTAGVTQSTKVRVAIFKITRLAIAEKLVSLKKAGCSVSIVYAESDSAKSSGGTAGTWEKLHTTGGPTVRCYNDDRDPLNPGQKLSTPYIIHSKYILIEGMYDGVKNKVSFTGSGNYTGPALRENDESIVKVDDDAVHDMYKVHFDRVAKAAYPGTADTTDLCKGVKPLPDDGEKPTT, from the coding sequence ATGGCGCGCGTGCGCCTGAAGGGCACTGGGCGACACCGTGCCGTAAAGCCGGTCAAGGGCGGGCGCCAGGCCGTCGCGCTGGCGACGGTACTGTCCGCGGCGGGCGGACAGGCCGTCATGTCGGCGGGTACCGCGCAGGCCGTGGACAACCCGGCGTGGACCGAGGGGCCGATCTTCAACGACCCGCTCGGCACGGCCGACGAGCAGACCGCGATCCGTACGAGGCTCATCGAGCTGACGAACGCGGCGCTGCCCGGCTCCACGATCAAGGTCGCGGTCTACCACGTGTGGGAGGCCTCGGTCGTCAACGCGCTCGTGGCGGCCAAGAACCGCGGCGTCGACGTCCAGGTGCTGCTCGACGAGTCCAGCATCAGCGACCGCCCCACCAACACCGCGTACGGCACGCTGGCCTCGGGGCTCGGCACGGACCGTACGCAGAGTTCGTACGTCGCGACCTGCCCGGAGAACAAGTCGTGCCTCGGCGACCCGAGGTTCGGGCAGTCGATCATGCACAACAAGTTCTGGCTGTTCTCGGCGGTCAAGGGCGCCACGAACGTGGTCGTCGAGACCACCTCGAACTCCACGCCGTCGGCGCACACCAAGTTCTTCAACGACGCGCTGCTGCTGCCGAACAACCCGACGATGTACGACGCGTACGCGGACTACTTCGACACGATGGTCGCGCAGGACTGGGAGTCCTGGAACTACCGCACGGTGAGCAACGGCCTCTACAAGGCGTACTTCTTCCCGCGGGCCGGCAACACCCGGGCCACCGACACGGTGTACTCGATCCTCAACAACGTGACCTGCAAGTACAAGGACACCGCGGGGGTCACGCAGTCGACCAAGGTCCGGGTGGCGATCTTCAAGATCACACGGCTGGCCATCGCGGAGAAGCTGGTCTCGCTGAAGAAGGCGGGCTGCTCCGTGAGCATCGTCTACGCGGAGTCGGACAGCGCCAAGAGCAGCGGTGGTACGGCGGGCACGTGGGAGAAGCTGCACACCACCGGCGGTCCGACCGTGCGCTGCTACAACGACGACCGGGACCCGCTGAACCCCGGCCAGAAGCTGTCGACGCCGTACATCATCCACTCCAAGTACATCCTCATCGAGGGCATGTACGACGGCGTGAAGAACAAGGTCAGCTTCACCGGCTCCGGCAACTACACGGGCCCGGCGCTGCGCGAGAACGACGAGTCGATCGTGAAGGTCGACGACGACGCCGTGCACGACATGTACAAGGTCCACTTCGACCGGGTGGCCAAGGCGGCCTACCCGGGCACCGCGGACACCACGGACCTGTGCAAGGGCGTGAAGCCGCTGCCCGACGACGGTGAGAAGCCGACCACGTAG
- the rplU gene encoding 50S ribosomal protein L21, which produces MYAIVRSGGRQHKVAVGDIVEVDKISTAKVGDTVELSTLLVVDGDAVTSDPWVLAGIKVQAEIVDHHKGVKIDILRYKNKTGYRRRQGHRQQYTAIKVTEIPAAAK; this is translated from the coding sequence GTGTACGCCATCGTGCGCAGCGGTGGTCGCCAGCACAAGGTTGCTGTCGGCGACATCGTTGAGGTTGACAAGATTTCCACTGCCAAGGTTGGCGACACGGTCGAGCTCTCGACCCTGCTCGTTGTCGACGGCGACGCCGTGACGAGCGACCCGTGGGTCCTCGCCGGCATCAAGGTCCAGGCCGAGATCGTGGATCACCACAAGGGTGTGAAGATCGACATCCTTCGCTACAAGAACAAGACCGGCTACCGCCGTCGTCAGGGCCACCGCCAGCAGTACACGGCGATCAAGGTCACTGAGATCCCCGCGGCTGCGAAGTAA
- the rpmA gene encoding 50S ribosomal protein L27, with protein MAHKKGASSTRNGRDSNAQRLGVKRFGGQVVNAGEILVRQRGTHFHPGASVGRGKDDTLFALAAGAVEFGTHRGRKVVNIVPVA; from the coding sequence ATGGCACACAAGAAGGGCGCATCGTCCACCCGGAACGGTCGCGACTCCAATGCTCAGCGGCTCGGCGTGAAGCGCTTCGGCGGTCAGGTCGTCAACGCCGGTGAGATCCTGGTCCGCCAGCGCGGCACCCACTTCCACCCCGGCGCGAGCGTCGGCCGCGGCAAGGACGACACGCTGTTCGCCCTCGCCGCCGGTGCGGTGGAGTTCGGTACTCACCGTGGCCGCAAGGTCGTGAACATCGTTCCGGTCGCCTGA